DNA from Roseimicrobium sp. ORNL1:
TGGCGATGACCCGTGTGCCCAAGCCGGGGCAGAATGATGTGCTCATCCTGGCCGATGATTCCGCCAGTCTCGCACTCGTCGACAGCGCCACGGGCAAGCCTGCGGGTGATCCCGTGAAGTCTGCGCTGCATCGCGATGCCGCGTGGATAAAGGACGTCGAGAAGACCTTCCGCGTGCACACCTACTCGTTCGATGATCGCCTGCATGAGCGCACGCAATTGGACGACTTGAAGCTTCAGGGCATGCGTTCCGCGCTGGCGGACAGTCTTCACAATTTGCAGCAGCGTTATCAGCGGCAGCCCGTCGCCGCGGTGCTCTTGCTCACCGATGGCAATGCCACCGATGCCGCGAAGCTGGAGGAGATGATGGCAACGTCCAAGCCCACCGCACCCATCTTCCCCGTGGTGACCGGAGTGCGTGAAGTGAAGAGTGATCTGGCGTTGAAGCAGGTGGATGTTACGCAGACGCCGTTTGAAGATTCACCGGTGGCGCTCACCGCGAAGATTGCCGCCGTGGGGCTGGGCGGCACGGGTATCTCCCTCGTGATTCAGGATGAAGCCGGCAAGGTGGTGAAGACGGAGAAGCACAAGCTGGCGGATACCCAGACGGAGCACACCTTCCAAACGCGTTTCCGTCCGGAGAAGATGGGCATTTCCTTCTTCAAGGTATCCGTAGTGAAGGATCAGGCCGTAGCGCATCTGGCGGATGCGGCCAAGCTGAAGGAGACATCCGCAGAGGCGACCATGGAGAATAACCAACGCTTCCTCGCAATTGACCGACGCAATGGTCCCTATCGCGTGTTGTATGTGAGTGGGCGTCCGAACTGGGAGTACAAGTTCCTGCGTCGTTCGCTGGAACCAGACAATGAGGTGAAACTTGCGGCTCTCATCCGCATGGCCAAGCGTGAGCCGAAGTTTCAGTGGCGCGGCAGGGAAGGGGAGACAAGCAATCCGCTTTTCCGTGGATTCAAGTCGAACGAACCGGAGGAAGCGCAGCGCTATGACCAGCCGGTGCTGAAGCGTCTCAATGTGATGGACGCCTCAGAACTGGCCGATGGCTTCCCGAAGACGCCGGAGGAGTTGTTTGGAAAATTTCGCGCGGTGGTGCTGGATGATGTGGAGGCGGATTTCTTCACGCGTGAGCAGTTGGATTTGCTGGAGCGCTTTGTGAGCGTGCGCGGTGGATCGCTGGTGATGCTGGGCGGGCAGGAGAGTTTCCGCCTCGGAGGTTATGAGCACACGCCGGTGGGACGCATGCTTCCCGTGTATCTGGATCGTGCGGGCCAGGTGGCTCCGGCAGAGGAGGCGCGTTTCACTCTGACACGCGAAGGCTGGCTGGAACCGTGGATGCGACTGCGCAATACGGAGCCGGAGGAGGAGTCTCGCATGGCGACGATGCCGGCGTTCTATTCGGTGAATCAGAGCACGGCGATCAAACCCGGCGCCTCCATCCTGGCCGCGGTGACGGATGCACAACGCAAGTCACACCCCGCATGGGTGGTGCAGCGGTATGGCAATGGACGCGTCGCAGCCGTGACGGTCGGTGACATCTGGCGCTGGGGTCTGAACGATCCAGCATCGCAGGCGGACATGGCAAAGTCATGGAGACAACTTTTCCGGTGGCTGGTGGTCGATGTGCCAGATCGCGTGGAGATTCAACTCAACATCACCCCATCCGGTTCTCATGAACTCGTGAAGCCGCAGGTGCGCGTGCGTGACCTCGCGTTCCGTCCCCAGGACGATGCCACCGTGGGCATTGAGATTCAGGAGCCGGATGGTGGTTGCATTGCCCAAGGTGCGGAACCCGCGGTGACGGAGGCAGGACTTTTTGAGATGTCCACCCATGCAGGCGCGCAGGGCGTGTATCGGGTCAAGGCAACGGTGAAGGACAGTGCCGGCGCCGTGATCGGTGAGAGCGCTTCCGGATGGGCGCTGAATCCAGCAGCAGAAGAGTTTGCGTCGCTCCTTCCCAATCGTCCGCTTTTGGAACGCCTCGCTGCCTGGAGTGGCGGGCGTGTGATTGCGGTCGATGAACTTGGTTCCTGGGCCGATGGCTTGTCCGAGATCAAGATGCCCGTCATGGAAACTCGTACCGAGCCGCTCTGGCATCGCTGGTGGGTGCTCGCCCTGCTGGTCGCGCTGCTGGGTACCGAATGGTGGCTGAGAAGGAGGCAGGGATGGAGATGAGGAAATACAGGGACAAGGGAAAAGGGATAGGGGACCAGGGAGGCCTCCTTGGAGCTTGGCTCTTGAGCGCGTGGCTGCTTGTAGGAATAGTTTTGCCGCTTGGTGCGCAGCAAAAGGTGGAACCGCAGCCGGAGGCGCGGGATTTGCGCGTGCTGATTGTGATGGGGGCGGAAGGGACGGAGGAGTACGGGAAGCGGTATCGCGAAGAGGTGCAGATGTGGGAGGAGATGTGCAGGAAGGCGGGAGTGGAGTTGCAGACGATCGGCGTGAGCCCCCAGCAAGAGCAGGAGCAAAAGCAGAAGGAAAATGAGAAGACGGATGCTGTACTCTTGCAGGAGGCGCTGAAGACTCTTTCTGCGAAACCGGCGCAGCCACTTTGGGTGGTGTTGATTGGGCATGGCACGTTTGATGGGCGTGACGCGCGCTTCAATCTTCGCGGGCCAGACATCATGGCGCCTGAACTCGCGGGATGGATGAAGCCCTTCACCGGACCTGTGGCGTGCATCCAGACGGCGTCGGCGAGTTCGCCGTTCCTCAAGGCGCTGGCGGGTCCCAATCGCGTGCTCATCAGCGCCACGAAGAGTGCGGACGAAGTCTTCTACACGCGATTCGGCCAGTTCTTTGTGAAGGCCATCAGCGGCTCCGA
Protein-coding regions in this window:
- a CDS encoding glutamine amidotransferase, whose amino-acid sequence is MAEEWFWQSANGSWPRIAVALSVVGLAVLWISYRGMTGRTWRREAAILCKVLVFALLLLMLLEPMAMTRVPKPGQNDVLILADDSASLALVDSATGKPAGDPVKSALHRDAAWIKDVEKTFRVHTYSFDDRLHERTQLDDLKLQGMRSALADSLHNLQQRYQRQPVAAVLLLTDGNATDAAKLEEMMATSKPTAPIFPVVTGVREVKSDLALKQVDVTQTPFEDSPVALTAKIAAVGLGGTGISLVIQDEAGKVVKTEKHKLADTQTEHTFQTRFRPEKMGISFFKVSVVKDQAVAHLADAAKLKETSAEATMENNQRFLAIDRRNGPYRVLYVSGRPNWEYKFLRRSLEPDNEVKLAALIRMAKREPKFQWRGREGETSNPLFRGFKSNEPEEAQRYDQPVLKRLNVMDASELADGFPKTPEELFGKFRAVVLDDVEADFFTREQLDLLERFVSVRGGSLVMLGGQESFRLGGYEHTPVGRMLPVYLDRAGQVAPAEEARFTLTREGWLEPWMRLRNTEPEEESRMATMPAFYSVNQSTAIKPGASILAAVTDAQRKSHPAWVVQRYGNGRVAAVTVGDIWRWGLNDPASQADMAKSWRQLFRWLVVDVPDRVEIQLNITPSGSHELVKPQVRVRDLAFRPQDDATVGIEIQEPDGGCIAQGAEPAVTEAGLFEMSTHAGAQGVYRVKATVKDSAGAVIGESASGWALNPAAEEFASLLPNRPLLERLAAWSGGRVIAVDELGSWADGLSEIKMPVMETRTEPLWHRWWVLALLVALLGTEWWLRRRQGWR